A genomic region of Mesorhizobium sp. NZP2077 contains the following coding sequences:
- a CDS encoding HD domain-containing phosphohydrolase, protein MTGVSIRRADFMMVLAYASDLATGHSRDFALKSCVLAMRIAELAGVSDEVRRNAYHQSMLRYVGCNADTDLLSATFGDEIALRQDLVGLDMGNRAELGKVFVQAFKRFYYDLEPDAQARAIEAAMSQALAVARPVLTAHCEVAQRIGERLGLSDEIRRNLGQIYERWDGKGLPRGLSGEDVLPAVRLITMAQDAIALCDAVGIEGMAETIASRADGPYEAGLAQLVSSNAAALMDGIGATVDRETILALEPDPPVTLDEAACDEAFLTIADMIDMRMPLTYGHSRMVAQLAEGAGGQMKLPATDLRALRWSGCIHDIGELVVPVATWMRNGPLSVRERDAAQLHAYYGERALASFGREGDAMAALVLRHHERLDGSGYHRKVGGSDLSPAARILAAAETFQTSREERPHRKALSSEAAATQLRAAVRAGCICPDAAEAVLSFSGLPSRRALPRALAGMTPREIEVLRLIAAGLTVKEAASKLEISPKTADHHIQSVYSKIGVTTRAAAALYAVEHGLIRPGETQA, encoded by the coding sequence CGCCGAGCTTGCGGGTGTTTCGGATGAGGTTCGGCGCAATGCCTACCACCAGTCGATGCTGCGCTATGTCGGCTGCAATGCCGACACGGACCTTCTGTCGGCCACCTTCGGTGACGAAATCGCGCTCCGCCAGGACCTTGTCGGTCTCGACATGGGCAATCGTGCCGAACTGGGCAAGGTCTTCGTGCAGGCCTTCAAGCGGTTCTACTACGATCTTGAGCCTGACGCGCAGGCCAGGGCGATTGAGGCCGCGATGTCGCAGGCGCTCGCGGTGGCGCGCCCGGTGCTCACAGCGCATTGCGAGGTCGCGCAGCGGATAGGCGAGCGGCTCGGCCTGTCGGACGAGATCCGGCGCAATCTCGGTCAAATCTACGAACGTTGGGACGGCAAGGGCCTACCGCGTGGGCTGAGCGGCGAGGACGTACTGCCAGCCGTACGCCTGATCACAATGGCGCAGGATGCTATCGCACTCTGCGATGCGGTCGGTATCGAAGGGATGGCCGAAACCATTGCCAGCCGCGCCGATGGCCCATACGAAGCCGGACTGGCTCAACTCGTCTCGTCCAATGCGGCGGCCTTGATGGATGGCATCGGCGCGACTGTTGACCGCGAGACGATCCTGGCGCTCGAGCCCGATCCGCCGGTGACGCTGGACGAGGCAGCCTGCGATGAGGCATTCCTCACCATCGCCGACATGATCGACATGCGCATGCCGCTTACCTACGGCCATTCACGGATGGTGGCGCAACTGGCCGAGGGAGCCGGGGGACAAATGAAGCTGCCCGCCACCGACCTTCGCGCGCTGCGCTGGTCGGGCTGTATCCACGACATTGGCGAACTGGTGGTGCCGGTGGCGACCTGGATGCGCAATGGTCCGCTATCGGTGCGCGAGCGCGACGCTGCACAGCTGCATGCCTACTACGGCGAACGCGCGCTGGCCTCGTTCGGCCGCGAGGGAGATGCGATGGCCGCCCTCGTGCTTCGCCATCACGAACGCCTGGATGGCTCGGGCTATCACCGCAAGGTCGGCGGCTCCGATCTGTCCCCGGCGGCACGGATCCTGGCCGCTGCGGAAACGTTCCAGACGTCGCGCGAGGAACGTCCGCACCGCAAGGCGCTGTCCAGCGAGGCGGCGGCGACACAGCTGCGCGCCGCTGTGCGTGCCGGTTGCATCTGCCCTGACGCCGCCGAGGCCGTGTTGTCCTTCTCGGGGCTGCCGTCGCGCCGAGCGCTGCCGAGGGCGCTTGCTGGCATGACGCCACGCGAGATCGAGGTGCTGCGGCTGATCGCCGCCGGCCTTACGGTGAAGGAAGCGGCAAGCAAGCTCGAAATCTCGCCCAAGACCGCAGACCACCATATCCAGAGTGTCTATTCCAAGATCGGCGTGACTACCCGCGCCGCCGCCGCGCTCTATGCGGTCGAGCACGGCCTTATCCGACCGGGCGAAACGCAGGCATAG